Proteins encoded by one window of Chryseobacterium aquaeductus:
- the rpsQ gene encoding 30S ribosomal protein S17 — MMERNLRKERIGIVSSNKMEKTIVVSETTRVKHPMYGKFVLKTKKYTAHDENNECTEGDTVLIQETRPTSKSKRWRLVRIIEKAK, encoded by the coding sequence ATTATGGAAAGAAACTTAAGAAAAGAAAGAATCGGAATAGTTTCCAGCAATAAAATGGAAAAGACCATTGTTGTAAGTGAGACGACTAGAGTGAAACACCCGATGTACGGTAAATTCGTTTTGAAAACGAAAAAATATACTGCACACGACGAGAACAACGAATGCACAGAAGGAGATACAGTTCTTATTCAAGAAACTAGACCTACGAGCAAGAGTAAAAGATGGAGATTAGTAAGAATCATTGAAAAAGCTAAGTAA
- the rplN gene encoding 50S ribosomal protein L14 codes for MLQTESRLKVADNTGAKEVLVIRVLGGTRRRYASVGDKIVVTIKDSTPSGNAKKGQVSKAVVVRTKKAVRRKDGSYIKFEDNACVLLNAGGEMRGTRVFGPVARELRDKEYMKIISLAPEVL; via the coding sequence ATGTTACAAACAGAATCAAGATTAAAAGTTGCTGATAACACAGGTGCTAAAGAAGTACTAGTGATCAGAGTTCTGGGAGGTACCAGAAGAAGATATGCTTCAGTTGGTGATAAAATCGTAGTTACTATTAAAGATTCTACACCATCAGGAAACGCTAAGAAAGGTCAAGTATCAAAAGCGGTAGTAGTGAGAACTAAAAAAGCTGTTAGAAGAAAAGATGGATCTTACATCAAATTTGAAGACAACGCTTGTGTATTGCTAAACGCTGGAGGAGAAATGAGAGGAACACGTGTTTTCGGACCCGTTGCTCGTGAGTTGAGAGACAAAGAATATATGAAAATCATTTCATTAGCTCCTGAAGTACTTTAA
- the rplX gene encoding 50S ribosomal protein L24, with protein sequence MSKLKIKRGDNVIVMTGKKELKGKTGEVIEVIKKEGKDPRVIVAGLNIVKKHVKPSASNPQGGITEKEASIHISNIALVNKDGKAIKIGYKIDGDKKVRIDKKTGETL encoded by the coding sequence ATGTCAAAGTTAAAAATAAAAAGAGGAGATAACGTAATCGTAATGACCGGTAAGAAAGAACTTAAAGGGAAGACGGGTGAAGTTATTGAAGTGATCAAAAAAGAAGGAAAAGACCCTAGAGTTATCGTTGCAGGACTTAACATCGTTAAAAAACACGTTAAGCCTTCAGCTTCTAATCCTCAAGGAGGAATAACTGAAAAGGAAGCTTCTATACATATCTCAAATATAGCTTTAGTTAATAAAGACGGAAAAGCTATCAAAATCGGTTACAAAATCGATGGAGATAAGAAAGTAAGAATCGACAAAAAAACGGGTGAAACTTTATAA
- the rplE gene encoding 50S ribosomal protein L5, with protein MEYIARPKKAYHETIVPAMMEEFGYKSVMQVPRLEKIILSQGLGDATADKKIIDYAVEELTNITGQKAVGTISKKDEAAFKLRKGMPVGAKVTLRAQKMYEFLDRLTSSALPRIRDFSGIKADGFDGRGNYNLGITEQIIFPEIVIDKVKKIQGMDITFVTTAKTDKEAKALLTHFGLPFKKN; from the coding sequence ATGGAATATATAGCAAGACCCAAAAAAGCATACCACGAGACAATTGTTCCAGCAATGATGGAAGAATTCGGTTATAAATCAGTAATGCAGGTACCAAGACTAGAGAAAATTATTTTATCTCAAGGTTTAGGAGACGCTACTGCTGATAAAAAAATCATCGATTATGCTGTTGAAGAACTTACAAATATTACCGGCCAAAAAGCCGTAGGTACTATTTCAAAAAAGGATGAAGCTGCTTTCAAATTAAGAAAAGGTATGCCTGTAGGTGCTAAGGTAACTCTTAGAGCTCAGAAAATGTACGAATTCTTAGACAGATTGACTTCTTCTGCTTTACCACGTATTAGAGATTTTTCTGGTATCAAAGCTGATGGTTTCGATGGTAGAGGTAACTATAACTTAGGTATTACTGAGCAAATTATCTTCCCTGAAATCGTAATCGACAAAGTAAAGAAAATCCAGGGGATGGATATTACTTTCGTTACAACTGCGAAAACAGATAAAGAAGCTAAAGCATTATTAACTCACTTCGGTTTACCTTTCAAAAAGAACTAA
- the rpsN gene encoding 30S ribosomal protein S14, with protein MAKESMKARERKREATVAKYAEKRKALKEAGDYEGLQKLPKNASPVRLHNRCKLTGRPRGYMRTFGLSRVTFREMANNGLIPGVKKASW; from the coding sequence ATGGCTAAAGAATCAATGAAAGCGCGTGAGCGCAAAAGAGAAGCTACTGTAGCTAAATACGCTGAGAAAAGAAAAGCGTTGAAAGAAGCTGGTGATTACGAAGGACTTCAAAAATTACCAAAAAATGCTTCTCCTGTAAGATTACACAACAGATGTAAATTAACAGGTAGACCAAGAGGTTACATGAGAACTTTCGGTCTTTCAAGAGTAACTTTCAGAGAAATGGCCAACAACGGTCTTATCCCGGGAGTGAAAAAAGCCAGTTGGTAA
- the rpmC gene encoding 50S ribosomal protein L29, translated as MKKAEIKNLSAEDIQAKLAEAKAEFTKMKLAHKISPLENPIQIRDLRKTIARLNTELTTKQQ; from the coding sequence ATGAAAAAAGCTGAAATTAAAAATCTAAGCGCTGAAGATATTCAAGCAAAATTGGCTGAGGCTAAAGCTGAATTCACAAAAATGAAATTGGCTCACAAAATCAGTCCACTTGAAAATCCAATCCAAATCAGAGATTTGAGAAAGACGATCGCAAGACTAAACACAGAGTTAACCACAAAACAACAATAA
- the rplP gene encoding 50S ribosomal protein L16, with product MLQPKRTKFRRVHKMKMKGNAQRGSLLAYGTFGIKATEGAWITARQIEAARIAATRYMKREGQLWIKIFPDKPITKKPAEVRMGKGKGAVEYWVAVVKPGKIMFEVGGVPYEIAKEALRLAAQKLPIVTKFIVANDFIKPL from the coding sequence ATGTTACAACCAAAAAGAACCAAATTCCGTAGAGTTCATAAGATGAAGATGAAGGGGAATGCCCAAAGAGGGAGCCTACTTGCTTATGGAACATTCGGAATCAAAGCTACAGAAGGTGCTTGGATCACTGCAAGGCAAATCGAAGCTGCTCGTATCGCTGCGACAAGATATATGAAAAGAGAGGGTCAACTATGGATCAAAATATTCCCGGATAAGCCTATTACCAAGAAACCAGCCGAAGTAAGGATGGGTAAAGGTAAAGGTGCTGTAGAATATTGGGTAGCTGTAGTAAAACCAGGTAAAATAATGTTTGAAGTAGGAGGAGTTCCTTACGAAATTGCGAAGGAAGCTCTAAGACTTGCAGCACAAAAATTACCAATAGTTACTAAATTTATAGTTGCTAACGATTTTATTAAACCTCTTTAA